In Rutidosis leptorrhynchoides isolate AG116_Rl617_1_P2 chromosome 2, CSIRO_AGI_Rlap_v1, whole genome shotgun sequence, one genomic interval encodes:
- the LOC139892852 gene encoding uncharacterized protein encodes MARWWDSARELRPLLHLLLPLCFHWVAEEMTVSVLVDVTTEALCPGENTCSEAIYLNGLQQTIVGIFKMIMLPVLGQLSDEYGRKPLLLVTVSTTIVPFTLLAISESKAFVYAYYTLRTISYIISQGSIFCIAVAYVADIVDNRKRAAVFSWITGLFSASHVIGNLLARFLPEEHIFEVSIGLLIVCPVYMSIFLVETVKSTPKPEQHSSYLSKSLAVVQERYKTMKYAVTIVLSTPTLSSISVVSFFYELGMSGISTVLLYYLKAAFGFDKNQLSEILSMVGVGSIVSQLVVLPLANPLVGEKVILCAGLLASIAYALLYGFAWASWVPYLSASFGVIFILVKPSTYAVISKGSRSTDQGKAQTFIAGVQSIASLLSPLAITPLTTWFLSSNAPFDCKGFGIICASLCMVISLCFACSLKVESPQDDEDNMEAPLVS; translated from the exons ATGGCAAGGTGGTGGGACAGTGCTCGCGAGCTACGGCCATTACTGCACTTGTTGTTGCCGCTTTGTTTTCATTGGGTCGCTGAAGAAATGACAGTTTCTGTGCTCGTTGATGTCACGACAGAAGCTCTTTGTCCTGGCGAAAATACGTGTTCTGAAGCTATTTATCTCAATGGTCTTCAACAAACT ATTGTAGGAATATTCAAGATGATCATGCTTCCAGTTTTAGGACAACTTTCAGATGAATATGGACGTAAACCGCTGCTCCTCGTTACAGTATCCACAACTATAGTCCCCTTTA CCCTGCTAGCCATAAGTGAGTCGAAAGCATTTGTGTACGCTTATTATACtcttcgaacaatttcatatatcatCAGTCAAGGAAGTATTTTCTGCATTGCTGTCGCGTATGTG GCAGATATTGTTGATAACAGAAAGAGGGCGGCTGTTTTTAGTTGGATAACAGGTTTATTTTCTGCATCACATGTTATAGGAAATCTCCTGGCGCGTTTTCTTCCCGAAGAGCATATATTTGAG GTTTCAATAGGTCTGTTGATCGTGTGTCCGGTTTATATGTCAATCTTTCTGGTTGAGACAGTTAAGTCGACCCCGAAGCCCGAACAACACTCGTCTTATTTGAGTAAATCACTTGCAGTTGTTCAAGAACGTTATAAGACGATGAAATATGCTGTAACTATCGTCTTAAGCAC TCCAACGTTGAGCAGCATCTCTGTCGTCTCTTTCTTTTATGAACTGGGAATGTCTGGCATCAGCACTGTTTTACTG TATTACCTGAAAGCAGCATTCGGTTTTGACAAAAATCAACTTTCAGAAATTCTAAGCATGGTTGGTGTAGGTTCAATTGTTTCTCAG TTAGTGGTGCTTCCGCTAGCTAATCCATTAGTTGGAGAGAAAGTAATATTGTGCGCAGGCTTACTAGCATCGATAGCTTAT GCATTGCTTTATGGCTTTGCATGGGCTTCTTGG GTACCGTACCTTAGTGCATCATTTGGTGTCATCTTTATCCTTGTTAAACCGTCT ACTTATGCAGTTATATCAAAAGGGTCAAGATCAACTGATCAG GGAAAAGCGCAGACTTTTATTGCTGGTGTGCAATCAATTGCGAGCTTATTATCACCATTGGCGATAACTCCATTGACTA CATGGTTCTTGTCCAGCAATGCACCTTTTGACTGCAAAGGCTTTGGTATCATTTGTGCCTCTTTATGCATG GTTATCTCATTGTGTTTTGCATGCTCGCTTAAAGTGGAATCACCACAGGATGATGAAGATAATATGGAAGCACCACTAGTATCTTAA